Proteins found in one Zea mays cultivar B73 chromosome 1, Zm-B73-REFERENCE-NAM-5.0, whole genome shotgun sequence genomic segment:
- the LOC103631596 gene encoding bromodomain-containing protein 4: MAKTRKPPAPPSPPPPPAETPSPQRRRKKKGRPSLLDLQRRSLRLQAQNPSPAASPTRRDPNPSDDDEDGTGSGRRRQKRLKSVLSGVVKEEQGEGKKDAAKATGKEDAASDGGPTGTPLPDKKLLLFILDRLQKKDTYGVFSEPVDAEELPDYFDIIDHPMDFSTIREKLLNDSYSKLEQFEDDVFLLTSNAMSYNSADTIYFRQARSIEALAKKDFENLRQPSDEEEPKPPARRGRPPKNPKTEGDVSPDLSNVKANKPEDNVDTFRKRSTGDRTRNTNTPMKDLSSFHDTFGSFSAKRTDKIGDYSGSSKWGKKPVSLDDDRRSTYDQHYSRNSSLFAALDDERKLLVPVGVQQPHAYARSLARFASKLGPVGWDVAANRIRRALPPGTSFGPGWVVDGEPPQNSQWAPAASTNPSSEPTAPPNMPSKNDVLDHKSGPSSNGDVTGEEHLTRTQTVASTSTSFDKSSDISSKVTKLENGVTESCGGTDNTGSAAPPMQQHSHSREIHSNINGFTAMSNAMSQYAGQGLFGSGIHMTHAQVLGMFSGMNGKVNGYIHRHPVTADSLKTAGQNGDVGKATVNPVQSAGQDPKTATENSSAHPGLNSRAQSSGSSPRGKLTNPKHPDLALQL, from the exons ATGGCGAAGACCCGCAAGCCTCCGGCCCCTCCTTCTCCGCCGCCGCCCCCCGCAGAAACGCCATCCCCGCAGCGGCGGCGCAAGAAGAAGGGCCGCCCGTCCCTCCTCGACCTCCAGCGCCGCAGCCTCCGCCTGCaggcccaaaaccctagccccgccGCCTCGCCCACCCGCCGGGACCCCAATCCCTCCGACGACGATGAGGACGGGAccgggagcgggcggcggcggcagAAGCGCCTCAAGAGCGTCCTCTCCGGCGTCGTCAAG GAGGAGCAGGGGGAGGGGAAGAAGGATGCAGCGAAAGCGACGGGGAAAG AGGACGCTGCGTCGGATGGTGGGCCCACGGGGACTCCCCTCCCAGACAAAAAGTTGCTACTCTTCATCCTCGATAGGCTCCAGAA GAAGGATACTTATGGAGTTTTCTCGGAGCCTGTCGATGCAGAGGAG CTTCCAGATTACTTTGACATTATTGACCATCCAATGGACTTCTCAACAATCCGTGAGAAGCTGTTGAATGACTCGTATTCTAAGTTGGAGCAGTTTGAG GATGATGTGTTTCTACTCACATCAAATGCCATGTCTTACAATTCAGCTGATACAATCTACTTCCGACAG GCACGGTCTATTGAAGCTCTTGCCAAAAAGGATTTTGAGAACCTGAGGCAACCCAGTGATGAAGAGGAACCCAAACCACCAGCTCGAAGGGGTAGGCCACCGAAGAATCCCAAGACAGAGGGTGATGTGTCACCAGACCTATCTAATGTGAAAGCAAATAAACCTGAAGACAATGTCGATACATTCAGAAAAAGGTCAACTGGAGACAGAACTCGAAATACAAATACCCCAATGAAAGATCTGTCCAGTTTTCACGATACGTTTGGTTCTTTTAGTGCAAAAAGAACAGATAAAATTGGTGATTATTCTG GTTCATCGAAGTGGGGAAAGAAACCTGTTAGTCTAGATGACGACCGCAGGAGTACATATGATCAGCACTATTCACGTAATAGCTCTCTGTTTGCTGCCCTGGATGATGAGAGGAAACTACTGGTGCCA GTAGGGGTTCAGCAGCCACATGCATATGCTAGGAGCTTGGCACGATTTGCATCAAAATTGGGCCCAGTTGGCTGGGATGTGGCAGCAAATCGTATCAGAAGGGCACTCCCCCCTGGGACAAGTTTCGGCCCAGGATGGGTTGTAGATGGTGAACCACCTCAAAACTCTCAGTGGGCTCCTGCAGCATCGACTAATCCCTCCTCTGAGCCCACTGCTCCACCCAATATGCCATCCAAGAATGATGTACTCGATCACAAGTCTGGACCGTCTTCTAATGGGGATGTTACTGGTGAGGAGCATTTAACTAGAACTCAAACAGTGGCTTCTACATCAACAAGCTTTGATAAGAGCTCTGACATTTCCAGTAAAGTAACCAAGCTTGAGAACGGAGTTACCGAGTCATGTGGTGGTACGGACAATACGGGATCAGCAGCGCCTCCAATGCAGCAACACAGCCACAGTCGAGAAATCCACTCTAACATCAATGGCTTTACTGCTATGTCAAACGCCATGAGTCAGTACGCGGGGCAAGGGTTATTTGGATCAGGCATTCATATGACGCACGCCCAAGTGCTTGGGATGTTTTCTGGCATGAATGGCAAAGTCAATGGCTATATCCATAGGCACCCAGTAACTGCTGATAGTCTTAAAACAGCAGGACAGAACGGAGATGTTGGAAAGGCAACTGTGAACCCCGTGCAAAGCGCAGGCCAGGATCCAAAGACCGCGACCGAAAATAGCTCTGCTCACCCAGGCTTGAATTCCAGAGCCCAGTCATCAGGTTCCTCGCCTAGGGGAAAGCTGACAAATCCGAAGCACCCTGATCTGGCTTTGCAGCTATGA